The proteins below come from a single Cylindrospermopsis raciborskii Cr2010 genomic window:
- a CDS encoding GUN4 domain-containing protein codes for MSNIIELSKYDAALTSINNVPNNPAGSGIGELIINYYSSPLNRKTEIIQQALNYGKEGTKFLLCILNDKQENPEVKDVVYSLLFKCSGLISSLNNNKTLITDTSHTSQGSSLKADEPAVNIYTQLNKLLKEKNWKEADLETEKIMLTVAKRTEQGYLQLQDIENFPCFDLHTIDQLWLEHSGGKFGFSVQRRIYQSLGGGKNYDLLIWRAFGDQVGWRREGKWLDYSHINFAITAPVGHLPLWGDVDDGL; via the coding sequence ATGAGTAACATAATAGAATTGTCCAAATACGATGCCGCCCTAACTAGTATCAATAACGTACCAAACAATCCTGCTGGAAGTGGAATAGGAGAATTGATAATCAACTATTACAGCTCTCCACTTAACAGAAAGACAGAAATAATACAGCAAGCCTTAAACTACGGAAAGGAGGGGACAAAATTTCTCCTTTGCATTCTCAACGACAAACAAGAAAACCCAGAGGTCAAAGATGTAGTCTATAGTCTATTATTTAAATGTAGTGGATTAATCAGCTCTCTGAATAACAACAAAACACTAATCACGGACACATCTCATACCTCTCAAGGGTCATCACTAAAAGCGGATGAACCAGCAGTTAATATTTATACACAGCTAAACAAATTACTCAAGGAGAAGAACTGGAAAGAAGCAGATTTGGAAACGGAAAAGATCATGTTGACAGTGGCAAAACGAACGGAACAAGGGTACTTACAGTTACAGGACATTGAGAATTTTCCCTGTTTTGACCTGCATACCATTGACCAATTATGGTTAGAACACAGTGGTGGAAAATTTGGTTTCTCCGTCCAGCGACGAATATATCAGAGTTTGGGAGGGGGTAAAAACTACGATCTTCTAATTTGGAGAGCATTTGGAGATCAGGTGGGATGGAGAAGAGAAGGAAAATGGCTTGACTACTCCCATATTAACTTTGCCATAACCGCACCAGTTGGTCATTTACCCCTGTGGGGAGATGTAGATGATGGACTATAA
- a CDS encoding choice-of-anchor I family protein: protein MAIRLNKVGGATSTTNSEIPAFDSISKRLYVVAASVVDIYTVTTTGALTSVGKLTPGFTPTSGTAAPNSIAIKNGIVAVAYEIKDTATGTHQRGRVSFFDGGNGNFINSVEVGFLPDMLTFTPDGKKVLVANEGEPNENYSSDPEGSVSIIDLTNGPANATVQEAKFNAFDSQLATLRSQGLRVIGNNTTLSQDVEPEYIAVSPDGLTAAITLQEANAIAFLDVASATITSIKPLGLKNHNLVGNGIDASDRDVNGTSSGGGKVNIANWPVFGMYQPDAIASFISNGQTYYITANEGDSRVRPTSNNSFGNEGTIFNEESRVGDASYVLDPTVFPNASDLKKPEKLGRLVVSNKSGDTDGDGDFDQIQAFGARSFTIWDSSGNLIFDSGDQLEKLTAQFNPTGFNSDGAPNAGFDTRSDNKGPEPEGVTVGVIDGRTYAFVGLERVGDVIVYDITNASNPTFVQYVNTAEDRSAEGLIFVPSVDSPTGKPLVITANEVSNTVSVFETVAAITSTGNFTLQVLHGSDFEGGIPAVTDAIGFSAVVNKLKDDPKYKTNTLILSSGDNYIPGAFFNASSDTSLNNVGGLGSSTTPVIGRGDIGILNGIGIQASALGNHEFDLGVRQVRDILRTGSGNPGTNFPYLSTNLDFSPEITAGNLSATDLAANQNTADASSIKGKIAKSTIINVAGIDGITGTADDQRIGIVGATTPTLANISSSGSTIVKPANPIDYDALAAEIQTSVDILKAQGINKIILLAHMQQLTIERDELAKRLRDVDIIIAGGNHTILSDANDGLRTGDSSKGDYPIVKTGADGKPILVVSTDANYKYVGRLVAEFDQDGVIQVNKLDSAINGAYATDDAGVDRVYGSDVDPRAVANPNVVAIADGIKNLLASKDNLIVGKASVFLNGTREDVRTQETNFGNLTADANLWYAKQLDPSVVIALKNGGGIRDNIGAIGTGAGAISKDDVIKLPTQPNPLAPNKKEGDVSQLDIENSLRFNNDLSLITVTAQQLQHIVEHAVAGTAPGTTPGQFPQISGLNFSFDPSKTSIQFNSTTGEVSRQGERVRNLAVVKEDGSLVDIIVKDGVLVGDANRSFRMVTLNFLAGTSATAVLGGDNYPFPTFVKQNASLANRVDLRGETADVNGNGKVDTALTLAPGKFTFALPGTEQDVLAEYLGDRFSTKAYGVPDVSPAFDTRIQNLTFREDTVIPEPSLITGTPNADTIQAGMNGFTGFNSLVFTGAGKDEVDIPIGGAKSYVGSNRIFTGSGADIISVANGDRAFGGSGDDEFDATEATGYRISGGVGNDIFYLGVNGRAIGGEGDDRFFVGEGGGNIISGGAGADQFWILTDDPTRLQTPNRIVDYTVGTDVIGITNQFASSVGDLTFSGSDISLNGVLIATLNGVNAAGATFVFANPPANLP from the coding sequence ATGGCAATTAGACTAAATAAGGTTGGTGGTGCCACTAGTACAACCAATTCAGAAATTCCCGCGTTTGACTCTATCAGTAAACGTCTGTATGTTGTTGCTGCTAGTGTTGTAGATATCTATACAGTGACTACAACAGGGGCATTAACCAGTGTTGGAAAACTGACCCCTGGGTTTACTCCTACTTCTGGAACAGCTGCGCCTAATAGCATTGCGATTAAAAATGGAATAGTGGCAGTTGCCTACGAAATAAAAGATACGGCCACAGGAACTCATCAGCGCGGTCGGGTTAGCTTTTTTGATGGTGGCAATGGTAACTTCATTAATTCCGTGGAAGTCGGTTTCTTACCTGATATGCTCACCTTTACCCCTGATGGTAAGAAGGTTTTAGTGGCTAATGAAGGGGAACCGAATGAGAACTATAGTTCTGATCCAGAAGGTTCTGTTAGCATCATTGACCTAACCAATGGTCCAGCTAATGCTACCGTCCAGGAAGCTAAGTTTAACGCTTTTGATAGTCAATTGGCTACCCTAAGATCCCAAGGACTGCGGGTTATTGGGAACAATACAACCCTATCGCAAGATGTGGAACCTGAGTATATTGCCGTTTCCCCCGATGGTTTAACCGCTGCAATTACCCTACAAGAAGCCAATGCGATCGCCTTTCTTGACGTTGCTAGTGCCACAATTACCAGCATCAAACCTCTAGGGCTAAAGAATCATAATCTGGTTGGTAATGGTATTGACGCTAGTGATAGAGATGTTAATGGCACTTCCAGTGGAGGTGGTAAGGTCAATATTGCTAACTGGCCAGTATTTGGCATGTATCAACCTGATGCGATCGCCAGTTTCATTAGCAATGGTCAAACCTACTATATTACAGCCAATGAAGGTGATTCCCGGGTACGTCCCACCTCTAATAATTCCTTTGGCAATGAAGGGACGATTTTCAATGAGGAGTCAAGAGTTGGAGACGCTTCCTACGTACTAGATCCTACAGTTTTCCCCAACGCTAGTGACCTGAAAAAACCTGAGAAACTTGGTCGTTTGGTAGTTAGCAACAAATCAGGTGATACGGATGGTGATGGTGACTTTGACCAAATTCAAGCCTTTGGAGCCAGATCCTTCACCATTTGGGATAGCAGTGGCAACTTGATCTTTGACAGTGGTGATCAGTTAGAGAAACTCACTGCCCAATTTAATCCCACAGGGTTTAACTCCGATGGTGCACCCAATGCAGGATTCGATACCCGCAGTGATAACAAAGGTCCCGAACCAGAGGGTGTGACTGTTGGCGTGATTGATGGGCGTACCTATGCCTTTGTTGGTTTAGAGCGCGTTGGTGATGTAATCGTCTATGATATTACTAATGCCAGTAACCCAACATTTGTGCAGTATGTTAATACTGCTGAAGATCGTAGCGCAGAGGGGTTGATTTTTGTCCCGTCCGTTGATAGTCCTACTGGCAAACCATTAGTAATTACTGCCAATGAAGTCAGCAACACTGTTAGTGTATTTGAAACTGTAGCAGCTATAACTAGTACAGGCAACTTCACCCTGCAAGTTCTCCATGGTTCAGACTTTGAGGGTGGCATTCCTGCTGTTACCGATGCAATTGGCTTTTCAGCTGTTGTCAATAAACTCAAGGATGATCCTAAATACAAAACCAACACGTTGATTCTCTCTTCTGGCGATAACTACATCCCAGGTGCATTTTTCAATGCTTCCAGCGATACCAGCTTGAATAATGTAGGTGGATTGGGATCTAGCACTACTCCAGTCATTGGACGCGGTGATATTGGTATTCTGAATGGGATTGGCATTCAAGCTTCCGCATTGGGCAACCATGAGTTTGACCTGGGTGTGAGACAAGTGCGTGATATTCTCAGGACAGGAAGCGGTAACCCAGGGACCAACTTCCCCTATTTGAGTACTAACCTGGATTTTAGCCCTGAAATTACAGCAGGTAACCTCAGTGCAACTGACCTGGCCGCTAACCAAAATACCGCTGATGCCAGCTCTATTAAGGGTAAAATTGCTAAAAGTACCATCATCAATGTTGCAGGTATTGATGGTATTACTGGCACTGCTGACGACCAAAGAATTGGCATTGTAGGTGCAACTACACCAACTTTGGCAAATATTTCTTCAAGTGGTAGCACTATAGTTAAGCCAGCTAACCCCATTGACTATGACGCATTAGCTGCGGAAATTCAGACTTCTGTAGATATACTCAAAGCACAGGGTATTAACAAGATTATCTTGTTAGCTCACATGCAGCAGTTGACTATTGAGCGGGATGAATTGGCGAAGCGATTGAGAGATGTGGATATCATCATCGCGGGGGGGAACCATACTATTCTGTCTGATGCCAATGATGGGCTGAGAACAGGTGACAGCAGCAAGGGCGATTATCCCATTGTCAAGACAGGCGCAGATGGTAAGCCTATTTTGGTGGTCAGTACAGATGCTAATTACAAGTACGTCGGGCGTTTAGTGGCTGAATTTGACCAAGATGGGGTGATTCAGGTTAATAAACTGGATAGTGCAATTAATGGAGCTTATGCCACAGATGATGCAGGAGTTGATCGCGTCTATGGCAGTGATGTTGATCCTCGTGCTGTAGCTAACCCCAATGTGGTAGCGATCGCTGATGGGATCAAAAACCTTCTTGCTAGTAAAGACAACTTAATTGTGGGCAAAGCCAGTGTGTTTCTCAACGGTACTCGTGAGGATGTGCGCACCCAAGAAACCAACTTTGGTAACTTGACCGCTGATGCCAATCTTTGGTATGCCAAGCAGCTAGATCCCAGCGTGGTTATCGCCCTAAAAAATGGCGGTGGTATCCGGGACAATATCGGTGCCATTGGCACAGGTGCAGGAGCAATCAGCAAAGATGATGTTATTAAGCTGCCAACTCAGCCCAACCCTCTAGCACCAAATAAAAAGGAAGGTGATGTGTCTCAGTTAGACATTGAGAACTCCCTGCGTTTTAACAATGACCTATCACTAATTACGGTTACCGCCCAACAACTACAGCACATAGTTGAGCATGCAGTAGCGGGTACTGCCCCAGGTACAACCCCAGGACAATTTCCCCAGATATCCGGGTTAAACTTTAGCTTTGATCCTAGCAAAACATCGATTCAGTTTAATAGTACGACTGGTGAAGTGAGTAGACAAGGTGAGCGGGTTCGCAATTTAGCAGTGGTGAAAGAAGATGGCTCATTGGTAGACATCATTGTGAAAGATGGTGTGTTAGTTGGAGATGCCAACCGCAGCTTTAGAATGGTAACACTAAACTTTCTGGCGGGTACTAGTGCTACTGCTGTCCTTGGTGGTGACAATTATCCTTTTCCCACTTTTGTCAAGCAAAATGCAAGCCTAGCCAACCGAGTAGATTTGCGTGGTGAAACGGCTGATGTCAATGGCAATGGCAAGGTTGATACTGCTTTAACTTTGGCTCCCGGCAAATTTACCTTTGCCCTTCCTGGTACGGAACAGGATGTTTTAGCTGAGTATCTTGGCGATCGCTTTAGCACTAAGGCCTATGGAGTTCCTGATGTTAGTCCAGCATTTGATACTCGTATTCAAAACCTCACCTTCCGGGAAGACACGGTTATTCCTGAACCAAGTCTGATTACTGGCACTCCTAATGCTGACACCATCCAAGCTGGCATGAACGGTTTTACTGGCTTTAATAGCTTGGTATTTACGGGTGCTGGCAAAGACGAAGTGGATATCCCCATAGGCGGAGCCAAGTCCTATGTTGGTTCTAATCGCATTTTCACTGGTAGTGGTGCAGATATAATCTCTGTGGCTAATGGAGACCGGGCCTTTGGTGGTAGTGGGGATGACGAATTTGATGCCACAGAAGCCACTGGCTACCGGATCTCTGGTGGTGTGGGTAATGATATCTTCTACCTCGGTGTTAATGGTCGTGCCATCGGTGGTGAAGGTGATGACCGGTTCTTCGTGGGTGAAGGTGGAGGTAATATAATCTCTGGTGGTGCTGGTGCGGATCAGTTTTGGATTCTCACTGATGACCCGACCCGTTTACAAACCCCCAATAGGATTGTTGACTACACCGTCGGTACGGATGTAATAGGCATTACTAACCAGTTTGCCAGCTCTGTGGGCGACCTGACCTTCAGTGGTAGTGATATCAGCCTAAACGGTGTGTTAATTGCTACCCTTAACGGAGTGAATGCTGCAGGTGCAACCTTCGTTTTTGCCAATCCTCCAGCTAATTTACCCTAA